Proteins from a single region of Motilibacter peucedani:
- a CDS encoding signal peptidase II has product MQAARGATLSESLEPSTDAAHAPATTAGNRTHVGLLLGVAVTLYVVDQVTKHLANEHLGPTPTHLVGSLLKLDLVHNPGAAFGIAGGATVLFSVIAVVVVVVIARTARTLRSTPWAVALGLLVGGAIGNLTDRVFREPGIFRGRVVDFLELPHWPVFNVADMGITCAAVLMALLAFRGVHPDGAPRE; this is encoded by the coding sequence GTGCAAGCAGCGCGAGGAGCGACGCTGAGCGAGTCGCTGGAGCCGTCGACCGACGCCGCGCACGCCCCTGCGACGACGGCCGGCAACCGCACCCACGTCGGGCTCCTGCTCGGCGTGGCGGTCACCCTCTACGTCGTCGACCAGGTCACCAAGCACCTGGCGAACGAGCACCTCGGCCCGACGCCCACGCACCTGGTCGGTTCCCTGCTCAAGCTGGACCTCGTCCACAACCCGGGCGCCGCGTTCGGCATCGCCGGCGGTGCGACCGTGCTGTTCAGCGTCATCGCGGTCGTCGTGGTCGTGGTCATCGCGCGCACGGCCCGCACCCTGCGCAGCACCCCGTGGGCGGTGGCGCTCGGCCTGCTGGTCGGCGGTGCAATCGGCAACCTGACCGACCGCGTCTTCCGCGAGCCGGGCATCTTCCGGGGCCGGGTCGTCGACTTCCTCGAGCTGCCGCACTGGCCGGTCTTCAACGTGGCCGACATGGGCATCACCTGCGCCGCGGTGCTGATGGCGCTGCTGGCCTTCCGCGGCGTCCACCCGGACGGCGCACCGCGTGAGTGA
- a CDS encoding TraR/DksA family transcriptional regulator — MSKAAAAESASALPVRPGEDPWTPDEVAALRAELDADATRLRRELTETEHEIADLLRDSGEGAGDDQADAGTKTFEREHELSLANNSRDMLEQTERALARIDAGTYGLCESCGEPIGKARLQAFPRATLDVACKQREERR; from the coding sequence GTGAGCAAGGCTGCCGCTGCCGAGTCCGCAAGCGCCCTGCCCGTGCGCCCGGGCGAGGACCCGTGGACCCCCGACGAGGTCGCCGCGCTGCGCGCCGAGCTCGACGCCGACGCCACGCGCCTGCGCCGCGAGCTGACCGAGACCGAGCACGAGATCGCCGACCTGCTGCGCGACTCCGGCGAGGGCGCCGGCGACGACCAGGCCGACGCCGGCACCAAGACCTTCGAGCGCGAGCACGAGCTCTCGCTGGCGAACAACTCCCGCGACATGCTCGAGCAGACCGAGCGGGCGCTCGCCCGCATCGACGCCGGCACCTACGGCCTGTGCGAGAGCTGCGGCGAGCCCATCGGCAAGGCGCGCCTCCAGGCCTTCCCGCGCGCGACCCTCGACGTCGCGTGCAAGCAGCGCGAGGAGCGACGCTGA
- the ileS gene encoding isoleucine--tRNA ligase, with the protein MSTYSPLPPQVDLPRLEREVIDLWRAEGTFEQSLERSADARPWVFYEGPPTANGMPGTHHVEARVFKDAFPRYRTMKGYHVPRKAGWDCHGLPVELAVEKELGFTRKQDIEDYGIAEFNARCRASVERHVDAFEEMTERMGYWVDTTQAYRTMDPEYVDSVWWALKQISDKGLLVEDYRIAPYCPRDETTLSDHELGQPGGYETVVDPSVFVRFPLVSGPLAGSASLLVWTTTPWTLVSNTAVAVNPSVTYVVASNGSERLVVAEPLLEAVLGEGWVVEGSWPGSELEFWRYSRPFDLLEWPEGADGHFVVLGSYVTTEDGTGLVHQAPAFGADDLAVCKAYGLPVVTPIRRNGTFEPSLPLVGGTFFKTADLALVADLESRGLMFRHLPYEHSYPHCWRCHTALLYYALPSWYIRTTERKHELLRENEQTTWYPDNVKWGRYGDWLKNNVDWSLSRTRYWGTPLPVWRCPEGHTTVVGSRAELGELAGRDLSSLDPHRPYVDEVTFACSCGQTATRVPEVIDGWFDSGAMPFAQWGYPHLPGSAEKLEQQYPAQFICEAQDQTRGWFYTLMVVGTLVFDRSSYENVLCLGLILAEDGKKMSKHLGNVLQPIPLMDEHGADALRWFMFASGSPWAARRVGHHALQEVVRKVLLTYWNTASFLSLYGRTAGYEPGATPAPPLAERPLLDRWALSEAHRVARDVDAAMDVFDSQRVGALLSKFIDDLSNWYVRRSRRRFWDGDPAALATLHECLFVFTLLLAPVMPFTTERVWRELFTTTSDQLPSSVHLAAYPEVDGSLVDDVLAEQMALVRRVVDLGRSARTEHKVRTRQPLSEVAVLSREWAALPEELRAVAREELNVQREGALSGDEGLVTRTAKPNFRALGKRFGKRTPVVAAAVSASDPAALLASHEVVVEGETLTLEPDDFTVTETPKEGWAVASEPGLTVALDLTLTPELVRAGLAREVVRLVQDLRKASGLEVSDRISLWWQASGDLAAALEEHAGLVSAEVLATAYQSGRGPEGASTVTDEGLGLTLWISRTE; encoded by the coding sequence ATGAGCACCTACTCCCCGCTCCCCCCGCAGGTCGACCTGCCGCGCCTGGAGCGCGAGGTCATCGACCTCTGGCGCGCCGAGGGCACGTTCGAGCAGAGCCTCGAGCGCAGCGCCGACGCCCGGCCGTGGGTCTTCTACGAGGGCCCGCCCACCGCCAACGGCATGCCGGGGACCCACCACGTCGAGGCGCGCGTGTTCAAGGACGCCTTCCCGCGCTACCGCACGATGAAGGGCTACCACGTCCCCCGCAAGGCCGGCTGGGACTGCCACGGCCTGCCCGTGGAGCTGGCGGTGGAGAAGGAGCTCGGCTTCACCCGCAAGCAGGACATCGAGGACTACGGCATCGCCGAGTTCAACGCGCGCTGCCGGGCGAGCGTCGAGCGGCACGTCGACGCCTTCGAGGAGATGACCGAGCGGATGGGCTACTGGGTCGACACGACCCAGGCCTACCGCACGATGGACCCGGAGTACGTCGACTCGGTCTGGTGGGCGCTCAAGCAGATCTCCGACAAGGGCCTGCTCGTCGAGGACTACCGCATCGCGCCCTACTGCCCGCGCGACGAGACGACGCTGTCGGACCACGAGCTGGGCCAGCCCGGCGGCTACGAGACGGTCGTCGACCCGTCGGTGTTCGTACGCTTCCCGCTGGTCTCCGGTCCGCTCGCCGGCTCCGCGTCGCTGCTGGTCTGGACGACCACGCCCTGGACCCTGGTGTCCAACACGGCGGTCGCGGTCAACCCGTCGGTGACCTACGTCGTGGCCTCCAACGGCTCGGAGCGGCTGGTCGTCGCCGAGCCGCTGCTCGAGGCGGTCCTCGGCGAGGGCTGGGTCGTCGAGGGCTCGTGGCCCGGGTCCGAGCTCGAGTTCTGGCGGTACTCCAGGCCCTTCGACCTGCTCGAGTGGCCCGAGGGCGCCGACGGCCACTTCGTCGTGCTCGGCTCCTACGTCACCACCGAGGACGGCACCGGGCTGGTGCACCAGGCGCCCGCGTTCGGCGCCGACGACCTCGCCGTCTGCAAGGCCTACGGCCTGCCGGTCGTCACGCCCATCCGCCGCAACGGCACCTTCGAGCCCTCGCTGCCGCTCGTCGGCGGCACGTTCTTCAAGACGGCCGACCTGGCCCTGGTGGCCGACCTCGAGTCGCGCGGGCTGATGTTCCGGCACCTGCCCTACGAGCACAGCTACCCGCACTGCTGGCGCTGCCACACGGCCCTGCTCTACTACGCGCTGCCGTCCTGGTACATCCGCACGACCGAGCGCAAGCACGAGCTGCTGCGCGAGAACGAGCAGACCACCTGGTACCCCGACAACGTCAAGTGGGGCCGCTACGGCGATTGGCTCAAGAACAACGTCGACTGGTCGCTGTCCCGCACTCGCTACTGGGGCACCCCCCTGCCGGTCTGGCGGTGCCCCGAGGGCCACACGACGGTCGTCGGCTCGCGGGCCGAGCTCGGCGAGCTGGCCGGGCGAGACCTCTCGTCGCTCGACCCCCACCGCCCCTACGTCGACGAGGTCACCTTCGCCTGCAGCTGCGGGCAGACGGCGACCCGCGTGCCCGAGGTCATCGACGGCTGGTTCGACTCGGGCGCCATGCCGTTCGCGCAGTGGGGCTACCCGCACCTGCCCGGGAGCGCCGAGAAGCTCGAGCAGCAGTACCCCGCCCAGTTCATCTGCGAGGCGCAGGACCAGACGCGCGGGTGGTTCTACACGCTGATGGTCGTGGGGACGCTGGTCTTCGACCGCAGCTCCTACGAGAACGTCCTGTGCCTGGGGCTGATCCTGGCCGAGGACGGCAAGAAGATGAGCAAGCACCTGGGCAACGTGCTGCAGCCGATCCCGCTGATGGACGAGCACGGCGCCGACGCGCTGCGCTGGTTCATGTTCGCGTCGGGCTCCCCGTGGGCCGCGCGCCGGGTCGGGCACCACGCGCTGCAGGAGGTCGTCCGCAAGGTCCTGCTGACCTACTGGAACACCGCGTCCTTCCTCTCGCTCTACGGCCGCACGGCCGGCTACGAGCCCGGTGCCACGCCCGCTCCCCCGCTGGCCGAGCGCCCGCTGCTCGACCGGTGGGCGCTGTCGGAGGCGCACCGCGTGGCGCGCGACGTCGACGCGGCGATGGACGTCTTCGACTCGCAACGGGTGGGTGCGCTGCTCTCGAAGTTCATCGACGACCTCTCGAACTGGTACGTCCGCCGCTCGCGCCGGCGCTTCTGGGACGGCGACCCGGCCGCCCTGGCGACGCTGCACGAGTGCCTGTTCGTGTTCACCCTGCTGCTGGCGCCGGTGATGCCGTTCACGACCGAGCGGGTGTGGCGCGAGCTCTTCACGACCACGTCAGACCAGTTGCCCTCCTCAGTGCACCTCGCCGCCTACCCCGAGGTCGACGGCTCGCTCGTCGACGACGTGCTGGCCGAGCAGATGGCGCTGGTGCGCCGGGTGGTCGACCTGGGCCGCTCGGCGCGCACGGAGCACAAGGTGCGTACGCGTCAGCCGCTCTCCGAGGTCGCCGTCCTCTCGCGCGAGTGGGCGGCGCTGCCCGAGGAGCTGCGCGCCGTCGCGCGCGAGGAGCTCAACGTCCAGCGCGAGGGCGCCCTCTCGGGCGACGAGGGGCTGGTGACCCGGACGGCCAAGCCGAACTTCCGCGCGCTGGGCAAGCGGTTCGGCAAGCGCACGCCGGTGGTCGCCGCGGCTGTGTCGGCGTCCGACCCCGCCGCGCTGCTGGCCTCCCACGAGGTCGTCGTCGAGGGCGAGACGCTGACGCTCGAGCCCGACGACTTCACCGTCACCGAGACGCCGAAGGAGGGCTGGGCGGTCGCGTCCGAGCCGGGGCTGACCGTCGCGCTCGACCTGACGCTGACGCCCGAGCTGGTGCGGGCCGGGCTCGCCCGCGAGGTCGTGCGCCTGGTGCAGGACCTGCGCAAGGCCAGCGGGCTCGAGGTGAGCGACCGGATCTCGCTGTGGTGGCAGGCGTCCGGCGACCTGGCGGCGGCGCTCGAGGAGCACGCCGGGCTGGTTTCGGCGGAGGTGCTGGCCACTGCGTACCAGTCGGGGCGGGGACCCGAGGGCGCGAGCACCGTCACCGACGAGGGCCTGGGCCTGACGCTGTGGATCTCCCGCACGGAGTAG
- a CDS encoding aminoglycoside 3'-phosphotransferase: MDLPHGVAGEAPEGLEVPPALLRALPGETLHPVWLNQLGGRTFRAGDRFAKWMPAEHAAVIEREVARLRWAGQWLSVPRVLASGSDGGGGAWLVTAALPGESAVSARWKAEPARAAAGIGRGLRRLHDALPVEQCPFEWGVARRLARAGRPPDALGPPPPPDRLVVCHGDPCVPNTLLLPDGSVAGHVDLGSLGVADRWADLAVATWSLEWNYGPGLDDVLLDAYGVEADPVRTQWYRELWAAT, encoded by the coding sequence GTGGATCTCCCGCACGGAGTAGCCGGCGAGGCGCCGGAGGGGCTCGAGGTCCCTCCGGCGCTGCTGCGCGCACTGCCCGGGGAGACTCTCCACCCGGTGTGGCTGAACCAGCTGGGCGGCCGGACCTTCCGCGCCGGTGACCGGTTCGCCAAGTGGATGCCGGCCGAGCACGCCGCGGTCATCGAGCGAGAGGTGGCCCGGCTGCGCTGGGCGGGGCAGTGGCTGAGCGTCCCGCGCGTGCTCGCGTCGGGCTCCGACGGCGGCGGCGGTGCCTGGCTGGTGACGGCCGCACTGCCGGGCGAGAGCGCCGTCTCCGCGCGCTGGAAGGCCGAGCCCGCCCGTGCGGCGGCCGGCATCGGGCGCGGGCTGCGCCGGCTGCACGACGCCCTGCCGGTCGAGCAGTGCCCCTTCGAGTGGGGCGTGGCGCGGCGGCTGGCGCGCGCTGGGCGCCCGCCCGACGCGCTGGGACCTCCGCCACCTCCGGACCGGCTGGTGGTCTGCCACGGCGACCCCTGTGTACCCAACACGCTGCTGCTGCCGGACGGCAGCGTCGCCGGGCACGTCGACCTGGGCTCGCTCGGCGTCGCCGACCGGTGGGCCGACCTGGCGGTCGCGACCTGGAGCCTCGAGTGGAACTACGGCCCGGGGCTCGACGACGTGCTGCTCGACGCCTACGGCGTCGAGGCGGACCCCGTGCGTACGCAGTGGTACCGCGAGCTGTGGGCGGCGACGTGA